One window of Athalia rosae chromosome 2, iyAthRosa1.1, whole genome shotgun sequence genomic DNA carries:
- the LOC105684692 gene encoding engulfment and cell motility protein 1-like, which translates to MPDSIVSVAVAIGSGQTLVKMDRSLPLDEIVADLCTSHGLAGESHKYALQIARPSPKANSPAIANRYVTPVLISKVLDGTELRLVFSATTTVRLLLEIITQERGPRRRSAFEKLANACEDPEFSRCFVQVGGPSIIVDNLKAAAVGETTSALACLRLSLQHGHLESLCHVGLDRVVAEIAGPGESEALGEALLIGCLILAKSDPDHGKLLRATLTTTEILTLVRGRTPGVQLAVIGFVNALLLSSESSRRDEDLKSLSEPVWRQIIFRHVLGSGQRVPGDDLAHQLHVLQTVLLNSILGQSQKTFVENNLENGKSPVSFSWRRMSTDTVLDASELPPMSPILSRQSSTISLDDVSQIYMPSLPLPSPKPPPTLKRYFSVLTDSNNALVSRLTLDCLEYFSQRYNDSYLQAKEEAELLSDLNHVAQDVVEVLCSVLRVGSGHGRTSRRYSPLFFSARDPFFEELFCHAMWTLGKTIRDLKTREPEDHIVALRVLHRQLKEALAVRPTTLSALAEQLKEISAQKIQEIWSTEQQEKFEKLLLTHPAIVELKNQIRPRAVKLVTVQRLNALKAGNKFSKQLDTLKAQKAKNWWFVHLSDDERVLIYGDWDSDSHPYSNLQKRISLASATGLATGKRCPHAKGRKYSEDKTFFSLLHEGGSLDFIAPTKEIYNLWTDGLTALLGRQVYSPAFHMDVDMIVDMEVRLRLLELGDVPTPVSVDPPPVPSPPENYEFSGDSFAV; encoded by the exons ATGCCGGACTCGATCGTCTCCGTAGCTGTGGCCATCGGCAGTGGTCAGACATTGGTGAAAATGGATCGCAGTTTACCGCTGGATGAGATAGTAGCGGATCTGTGCACGAGTCACGGTTTGGCAGGAGAGTCTCACAAGTATGCACTTCAAATAGCGAGACCGTCACCAAAGGCGAATAGCCCTGCGATAGCAAACCGCTACGTCACCCCAGTATTAATTTCTAAGGTCCTCGATGGTACAGAACTGAGATTGGTATTCTCAGCTACAACGACCGTCCGTCTTCTCTTGGAAATAATTACCCAAGAACGGGGACCCAGGCGTAGATCTGCCTTTGAGAAACTCGCGAACGCCTGCGAAGATCCAGAATTTTCCAGGTGCTTCGTTCAGGTCGGTGGTCCATCTATAATCGTGGACAATCTCAAAGCTGCAGCCGTCGGCGAAACCACGTCAGCATTGGCCTGTCTCAGACTGTCCCTGCAACATGGTCACCTTGAAAGTCTTTGTCACGTGGGTCTGGACAGGGTCGTCGCAGAGATTGCCGGTCCGGGTGAGAGCGAAGCCCTGGGGGAAGCGCTGCTCATCGGATGTTTAATTCTTGCTAAAAGCGATCCCGATCACGGAAAACTTTTACGAGCCACTCTGACGACGACCGAGATCCTGACATTGGTCAGAGGAAGGACACCCGGAGTTCAACTGGCCGTTATAGGATTTGTTAACGCGTTGTTACTCTCTTCAGAATCATCGCGACGTGACGAGGACTTGAAATCACTTTCAGAACCCGTATGGAGGCAAATAATCTTTCGGCATGTTCTTGGATCGGGACAACGTGTCCCCGGCGACGATTTGGCCCATCAGCTTCACGTCCTACAGACTGTACTTTTAAATTCAATACTGGGACAGAGTCAGAAGacgttcgttgaaaataatcttgAGAATGGCAAATCGCCCGTGTCTTTCTCTTGGCGAAGAATGAGTACCGACACGGTTCTCGATGCTAGTGAATTACCACCGATGTCCCCGATTCTCAGCAGACAAAGTTCTACCATCAGTTTGGACGacgtttctcaaatttatatGCCCTCTTTACCTCTACCCTCGCCAAAACCTCCCCCCACTCTGAAACGGTACTTCTCGGTGTTAACGGATTCAAATAACGCTCTAGTCAGCCGATTGACCTTGGATTGCCTTGAATATTTCTCACAACGGTATAACGACAGTTACTTACAAGCTAAAGAAGAGGCTGAACTTCTTTCCGACCTGAATCACGTCGCTCAGGACGTGGTCGAGGTCCTTTGCTCGGTGCTGAGGGTAGGTTCAGGCCATGGAAGGACGTCCCGGAGATATTCACCTCTATTTTTTAGCGCGAGAGATCCGTTTTTCGAGGAATTATTCTGCCACGCCATGTGGACATTGGGAAAAACCATCAGGGATTTGAAGACTCGAGAGCCAGAGGATCACATCGTAGCACTTCGAGTTCTTCATCGACAGCTAAAAGAAGCTTTAGCGGTACGACCAACGACTTTGTCCGCTTTAGCCGAAcagttgaaagaaatttccgCTCAAAAGATACAAGAAATATGGTCTACTGAGCAgcaggaaaaattcgaaaaacttttgttGACTCACCCAGCTATCGTTGAgctcaaaaatcaaatcagaCCCAGAGCTGTGAAGTTGGTGACGGTGCAAAGATTGAACGCTCTGAAGgctggaaataaattttcgaaacagtTAGATACTCTGAAAGCGCAG AAAGCAAAGAATTGGTGGTTCGTTCATCTCTCCGACGACGAGCGAGTCCTGATCTACGGTGATTGGGATTCCGATAGTCACCCGTACTCAAACTTGCAGAAGAGGATCAGCTTGGCTTCCGCGACGGGATTGGCGACAGGGAAGAGATGTCCACATGCCAAGGGCAGGAAATACTCGGAGGataagacttttttttctttacttcacGAGGGCGGTTCTCTCGACTTCATAGCACCGACTAAGGAGATTTACAATTTGTGGACCGACGGACTCACCGCACTGCTAG GACGACAGGTTTACAGCCCCGCGTTTCACATGGACGTCGATATGATCGTCGACATGGAGGTGAGATTGAGACTTCTGGAACTTGGCGATGTTCCGACGCCTGTTTCCGTAGATCCTCCACCCGTACCATCTCCTCCGGAAAACTACGAATTTAGCGGGGACAGTTTTGCCGTGTGA
- the LOC105684572 gene encoding farnesol dehydrogenase-like, with product MERWVGKVALVTGASSGIGAAITENLVRDGLQVVGVARRVEKVEEINKKLEGFKGKLHVRKCDVTKEEDILEVFRWIKENLGGVDVLVNNAGLFVAGSLTDGETEGFKRILDVNVLAVAIATREAVRSMKEREVAGHIFNINSVLGHFIGPPNNIVSLYPSSKFAVTAMTEVTRKELVLAGTKIKITSVSPGYVSTELFSPNGVSVISPDRLKTLSALNPEDVANAVSYALSTPEHVQVCELIIRAVGGLD from the exons ATGGAACGTTGGGTCGGGAAGGTCGCGCTGGTAACTGGAGCCAGCTCTGGAATCGGTGCTGCGATAACTGAGAATCTGGTCAGAGATGGTCTTCAGGTCGTCGGAGTGGCCAGGCGAGTggaaaaagtcgaagaaataaataaaaaactcgAGGGATTCAAAGGGAAACTGCACGTGAGGAAGTGCGACGTCACCAAGGAGGAAGATATCCTCGAGGTCTTCCGATGGATAAAGGAAAACCTCGGCGGTGTGGATGTCCTCGTTAATAACGCCGGATTGTTCGTGGCCGGATCACTCACCG ACGGAGAAACGGAAGGCTTCAAACGTATCTTGGATGTGAATGTGCTGGCTGTCGCCATCGCGACGAGGGAGGCTGTGCGCTCCATGAAGGAACGCGAAGTCGCGGGTCACATTTTCAACATTAACAG CGTATTGGGTCACTTCATAGGACCGCCGAATAACATCGTATCCTTGTATCCGAGCAGCAAGTTTGCGGTTACAGCTATGACGGAAGTGACGAGAAAGGAACTTGTCCTAGCAggaacgaaaatcaaaatcacg AGCGTCAGTCCAGGTTACGTGAGTACGGAATTATTCAGTCCTAATGGAGTTTCGGTCATCTCTCCGGACCGGCTCAAAACCCTGTCAGCGCTGAACCCCGAGGATGTCGCGAATGCCGTTAGCTATGCATTGTCCACTCCGGAACACGTTCAG GTCTGTGAGCTGATTATCCGCGCCGTTGGAGGTCTGGATTAA
- the LOC105684584 gene encoding protein dpy-30 homolog yields the protein MASSGETTNEKRYESASTLPISDVESEAAHKIIAMEKDPDLTGVPQKKSRVEVQSLPTRQYLDQTVVPILLQALSSLAKERPPDPINFLAGYLLKNKSQYDNSGSPPTSQ from the exons ATGGCGTCGAGTGgtg aaacCACAAATGAGAAACGGTACGAATCAGCATCAACTCTACCTATCAGCGATGTAGAATCAGAGGCAGCCCAC aaaatcataGCCATGGAAAAAGATCCAGATTTGACAGGTGTACCCCAGAAAAAGTCTCGTGTAGAAGTTCAATCACTTCCAACTAGGCAGTATTTGGATCAAACTGTGGTACCAATTTTGCTTCAGGCATTATCGAGTCTTGCCAAGGAAAGGCCACCAGACCCCATAAACTTCTTAGCTGGTTATCtgctgaaaaacaaaagccAATATGACAATAGTGGATCACCACCTACTAGCCAATAA